TTTTGATGATGATAAGTCTAAAGTTGTAGATTGCTCCACTTTTTGGCCTATGACACCTTTTGGCCTACCCACTCAAAAAAATAGATCGTAAgtctaatattatatatattttttaaatatcataaaTCGTTCAATAGATTATAtcttatatgtatataataactATTTGTTGAATGCCTTTTATTATAGGAATGATAGCGGAGTTTGGGTGACCAGTTGGATGAGAGAATGTACTTTAAAAGATGACTTCAATATTCAGGTCATATTTATAAgaaagtatttttaaaataatttttccaACAAACTTCTAATTAGAATTATATTGTTGGTGCTCTAAGCAGGTTAACGACTCCACACGAATGAGACTTGCCGTGGATCTGATTTTAGAGGAGTACAACGATTTGTGTCTCGTAATACAAGAAAATGCTTGGCAATATAGGACCAAGGTGGAAGCAGAGCATGAAGACATTTGGGAATGAGGAATTAtctttttagatatttttaatattttctttaaaagaCAAAGTACTAATCTATGTTTCACAAGTTATTTACACTAATTTATCCTTCTATGTTTTACAATTCTATATTACTAATTCCCTTTATATTATcggttaaaaaaaaattaattattcactCAAccactatatatttatatattaattgataattatttttatatatattaatttatacaatttttttaactaaataattGATTACCAGTATACCTTGgcttgatttaaaaaaaaaaagggaaattCAAATCGCCAAGACTTGATGGTAGACATGCTAAACAATTAttgatattttataaatttaattgtgGCAAGGTCAGATTATATCTTGTTGGGAGAATAAATAAGAATGTTCACGTTACATGCAATTATGCAAAGGTGACCTACATTGTTCAAAAGTCAAAACTAACATGCTATAAAATTATAAGTAAAATGTTCTTATTTCTTCTTCCAAGACACTAATCCTAACCCTGAAAGACGCTTCACCATTACTTAACATCTTTTGTAGAAGGTTGGGGGTAAGGAACAATGTGATAAAGGTTTTTTTAAACCTATACAAAAATTGTGCTTTTTGGCAATATTAATAACAATCATCAACACGCACAATGAAACACAGAATTTCCAaagtattttgttttatttgcaATTTTTCTTACACCTGTTTCATTATGGGGGAATCCTCCATTAAGAGGAGATAGGTGGATTCTGTCCATAATGTTAATTTTAGGGGCATCAAGAATTGCCTTGGACAATTATCTGAATGAATTTAAATGgactctaaaaaaaatatattttatgaaAACGGACATATGAAAACAAGATTTACAACTCTAAATCTCTAATGCTTTAAGATGGGGATACAAAatagatgagaaaaaaaatcaaaagttaATGGACTTTCTTACTAAACTATATTTCCTGAAGAGTCAGGAAGTGAGTGTGACAACAGACAAACACAATGAAGCCCTCAAAATCTAAACATATGGATTCCATTTCACTAACATAAATAACAAGATAAGAAAACAAATCAGAACTTGAGCTGGATTGGacctttatttaaaaaaaaaagaaatatcaATATTTACATGAATCAAAACccccaaaaaaatatatttacatgACATCATGAAATACAAAACATGACTAAACCCcacccaaaaaataaaaaatctacaAGACAATATTATATACAACTTCTACAGCTTTGAGTGATTACCTTAATAGAATGGTTAGCTCTCTACATCATACACAATATTTGCATGCTCAACTAGTATACTAACAATATGTTAGGGAAACAAAACACCCAAAACAAAAAAGTGGGAAAAAAAATGATACAACAGCGAGCCAATCAGAAACGGGGCACAATAGCAACATCCTGTGCTAAATTCTAATtacatcaatcaaacataagTTCTAAGCAGTCTTCTACATTACAGACTTCAGCAAGTTAAACCCATTACATCAACAACTttggtttttctttttcatgtgCTAATAACTACAACATAAACTCAAATCAAAAGCTAAAAAGTTTCATAGTAAATGTTCCACTTCTCTTTGTAATAAAAAGGAGCAATATTGAAGGCTTGATTGTTGATCCCCCACAGCAACCCAGAGTTTGAATGACCAGTTTCCTTTCTCAACACATTTGTTCCTACATAACATaggataataaaaaataatcgaAATTCAGAAGGCATTAACATGAAGCAGCAAAATACAAGTTTAATTCTTATCAAGTGACTAAAAACCACAACAAACCAAAAAAAGTAGGCAGTGCAATTCCCCCTTCTGCTTCGTTCCACCCGTTCCTCTTCGCTGCCCTTGAGCTCGAAGATCCCGTCGTTCCCGGAGTGATAGCTCCGCCGTTGCTGGGTTATTGTTGCCTTGTCCAAAGCCGCCAGGTTACCGTCGCTGATGTCGCGCTTTGGTGCCTCCGTTCCTCTTCGTTGACGGTGAAGTAGCAGACCCAACCCACAGGCTCCTCTGGATCCTCATATTTGCCATAGGAATCTATTGAAATTCTCAGGTAATCCCAGTAACATAACATTCTAAACTGAATTGTCTTTTTCATTTCTCTATTCTCAATTTCTCATCTTAAAGTTGTTTCTTAATTGCATCTTAACTGTTTGATAGAATGCCTTGGTGTGTTTGGATATATATAACTTTAAGCTGCAATGCCTTATTCCAATTGCCGATTAACTATGATAGAAGACTGCAAGTTTAAGAGCACTTTGATGCCAATAGAAAGCAATAGTGGTTAGTAAGGGTGCAACTTGGAACAAGCACTTTGGAATGAGTTATTACCACTAGTTCTAAAGTTATAGCTGTTACCAAGGTGCAACTTTCTTTCAGTATAGTTTCTCTGATTCACATCTAGCCGCTGAAATTCGTGACacaaaaaacaaagaaacagCAGCCTCTAATAGCAATACCATAGAGTAACCCACTTGAAACATAGACGGTGGTAACCCACTTGAAAATTCATCAAAAAATTTCACAGGAATACCATAGAGTAAAATCACATatcaacataaaaataaatatactgGTCAACTGTGAATTGAAAAGGCATAATGATTAACTAACCTCCAAGCGTTTAGGCAGAGTCCTGCGCGGCGGCGGCAGAAGCAGGGAGCGGCGGCGGACGCAGGGATGAAACCTAAACGAACAGGAAGCAACATCAAACACGCGAAAACAAAAAGGATACAGTGAAATTGAGACCAATAAGGTGAATGTGAGAGCTCACTGAGTGATGCTGCAAGAGAATTTTGCGTCCGGCCTATTGCAGCGAACTGAGATTGGAGGGCATAGCGATAGGGTTTGGTGAGAAAGGGGAGGGCAGAGTTAGTTTTCCAATCTGTAAACCCTAGCAgatctctcttttcttttgaatctgaaactaaaagaaaaagaaaaaaattgtaaatatcAAAAGTTAAAGGGATTCAAATTTAATTagtcaatttttcaaaaaaaaaaaacggggtacattttgtaattatttttataatggTTAATGATTAACCTACAATTTTGTAGGAGCATAGAATCCATGGCCCACAAAATGTACACTATAAAAAGAAGTAAAGAACTActgtttctatttttttatttttaaccacATCTATTATTTCACAAGAGAGAGATTATGAAAGAAAAAACTACGTATGTTCAatgatttttcttcttttcttcgcTTGAGTTTTCACTGAGATTTTGATTATTTGTTGCGAGATTTTGAGTTTTCACCGAAAACATCTTTGTATAGTTATTTTGGGCACATGTATGATCTCCGAAATGAAAGtgactttttttaatttaagtcaatttaattaaatttagatgacaaaaaatttgaatatgtagcattaataattttgttttgtgccataattttttaaaacctGTAGTTCAATAATGTAGCTATTAGAAATATGAGCATAAAACCTGCACAAAATTATTTCTGCCAAAGAATATATCAGGGACATAACTCATTATTtatcccccttttttatttcttcttttattttatttttttataaaaagtaatttCCCCTGTGtttgttcctttttattattaatgcTTATGTATACATCACAtattatgtttttaaaatttggatGAGAAATTTGAGACGATGTTATTGTGCCATGAACTATATAAACAAATGTATACAACtactatattttatattataattatttatcatctttatataatcatattttaaccataataaattaaaaaagaatgtTAATGGACTagcaaattttattatttttaaacaactattaattattatatttaaaaatatagattaaaaatatattattaaattaaagaaattagacTGTTGTCTACAGATAttggataaaaataataaattatactcACAAACTAGTGCATTAATAATAATTTGGAAACATGTATTCACCATTCAGGGAGAATGGTACCATTGGAATTGGAAGAACTAATATTTAACCATATATAACAAATAGTctaaacaaattaaaagatttgaaatttgaaaagattaaaCTACAATGACAAAAGCTTAAGGAGTATGAATTAGGGTAACAACCAAACAGGAGGACAAAAGAACTTCACTTCTAACAATACTCTATGGAAACTTCCATAGTCCAAATCGAAGATGCCAATATCTTGAGGAACAGGATCGTAAAATGATGATTGCAGCTCTATTTGGTTATCTGTAAACCAAATCTGATTTCCTTTGCTTAGAAAAGGCACAGGAATTTGAACAGAAGAATTAAATCCAATCGATAGTATGTAGTTATCTAAATTATCTAATGTTGACCattcttttctatttctttttaaCTCATAGATATCGAATTTGTAAGTTTCAAATTCCCTGCGTATTTTTCTCGAGGGATGGCGAACATGTCTTACCAACATCAATAAGCTTCCATTGGCGCACCCAATAAGATATTTAAGCTTTTGAGGGCCTATGGGAATTTCAGATGGAGGTCTGGTTTCATGGATTCCTCCCTTAAGCCCTGCTCTTATCTTTGTATCAAATTCATATAGCTGCCCGTCATTGTTTATGGCATATATCTTTTCTTGGAAAAATATTACGTCCTCAAACCTCTTATCTCTGGTTGGAAATTCTACCCATCTCATATTGCCAGGCTTGTAAAAGGCCAGTCTCTGGTTAGGTCCGAATATCACCACCGCCATAAAATTTTCAATGTCATGCTCAGGAGATGAGTTTATAATAACCTTAAAAACTTGGAATCTATGCACTCTATCTCTATCCAGGGTGCTCCTAATGTCACGAAAATCCCAGAGTGTGTATTCATCCTCATGATTATCAGGCTGGTAATCAATTATAGTGGGTAAAGTTGAGATTGGAGGAAGATCCAAATTACGATTTGTAAATGGATTTAACATTTGGATAGTGCCATCAGATATGGATACGACAATCAACCATCCATGACCAGAACCGCGAATTAACTTGTTGTAGGACTGCATCTCTGGCAGCATGATATGGTAAATATCTTTCTCTTCAAGGGCGCAAGTATCAAGAATTTCATCATCTGCAGCAGCTAATTGCATGAGATGATAAATCTCCTCATCTTCGTATGAATGATTCTTGACAGTTTCGTCAGGTAACAATAACCATGGAATTTTATTTCCATTGGGAATTTTTGGAAGTTTCAAGCTCCACTCTTTGCAAACCAATCGAAGTTGGATGTAATCATGGTAGGCATGTAACCGTTTTGAAATTTCTTTCAACAAATCTTCATCAATGTCCGCCCATCGATTAATCTCGTCCATGTCTCTGACTCAAGCTATGTTAAAAGTGTTGGTTGaagtatatataaatataatatagaaGACTAAGTAGAGGGAGATCAAGAGAGAATGTGAAAGGAATTGATGTTCCACAAAGATTTAGAGTGAAAGCAAGTATAATTAGAGAAGGCAAAGAAGACGGAAGAGCTTTTGCAATGGGGTTACAATTTATATAGGACAGTTAGGTCTTcctaaaattttctttttatatgagGATTTTCGTATTTAAATATTGAATTAGGATTTCGGTTGCTCAAAAAGATGTATACCTGTTTTGAATGATTTAATCTGAAATTATTGATTGCTATGATATTTAAAAGATAGtgtctaatttattaaaaattaatatttaattcaaaaaataaaaatttaaaatttattataaaaaataaattagataaaatttaagaattttttattttaataaataaaataaatataataattatcgaagtaaataatttaaaaaatatttattgaaataaatatttttctcttatttCGTAAACTACATAATTTTACATGTAtatcgtttacagtgtaaacgagatagaTA
The genomic region above belongs to Arachis stenosperma cultivar V10309 chromosome 5, arast.V10309.gnm1.PFL2, whole genome shotgun sequence and contains:
- the LOC130979324 gene encoding uncharacterized protein LOC130979324, which translates into the protein MDSMLLQNYSKEKRDLLGFTDWKTNSALPFLTKPYRYALQSQFAAIGRTQNSLAASLSFIPASAAAPCFCRRRAGLCLNAWRGACGLGLLLHRQRRGTEAPKRDISDGNLAALDKATITQQRRSYHSGNDGIFELKGSEEERVERSRRGNCTAYFFWNKCVEKGNWSFKLWVAVGDQQSSLQYCSFLLQREVEHLL
- the LOC130981518 gene encoding putative F-box protein At4g22660; amino-acid sequence: MDEINRWADIDEDLLKEISKRLHAYHDYIQLRLVCKEWSLKLPKIPNGNKIPWLLLPDETVKNHSYEDEEIYHLMQLAAADDEILDTCALEEKDIYHIMLPEMQSYNKLIRGSGHGWLIVVSISDGTIQMLNPFTNRNLDLPPISTLPTIIDYQPDNHEDEYTLWDFRDIRSTLDRDRVHRFQVFKVIINSSPEHDIENFMAVVIFGPNQRLAFYKPGNMRWVEFPTRDKRFEDVIFFQEKIYAINNDGQLYEFDTKIRAGLKGGIHETRPPSEIPIGPQKLKYLIGCANGSLLMLVRHVRHPSRKIRREFETYKFDIYELKRNRKEWSTLDNLDNYILSIGFNSSVQIPVPFLSKGNQIWFTDNQIELQSSFYDPVPQDIGIFDLDYGSFHRVLLEVKFFCPPVWLLP